Within the Miscanthus floridulus cultivar M001 chromosome 17, ASM1932011v1, whole genome shotgun sequence genome, the region TCGGCTTGAAGGACAGACTTATTTTCACTAGTCGTTCATCGTGGTCAGATCTAACGACAACAAAACAGAAAAAAGACCGGAGAAAATTATTTCATGGCAGCAACATCATCTCCGTCTTGATGTCACTGTCCAGAAACCTAATTCTCTATGTCGTCATGCCAAGGAAGCTGCTGACGTTGTAGTTGTCGCCCTCAAGTTTATCAGAGTCGCCGTGGAGAAACTAAATCTACTCTACCTTCCCGTCGTCGCCGAAAAAGAGGAGGAAACAAATTCCCAATACCAAGAAACTTTACATTGAGAGACCCTAACCTAACAGAACCCGATCTCCCGAAACCTGTTAGGGCCACGTTTAGTTCCGCCGATTCGGCGCCGACAAACGTACTGTAGCTACAGTGTTGTTTTGTtattatttggtaataattgtccaaacgttgactagttaggctcaaaacgttcgtctcgcaaagtacaaccaaaccgtgcaattagtttttgatttcgtcaatatttagtactccatgcatgtaccgcaagtttgatgtgacggtgaatcttctttttgcatagtgtcaaagttggaaatttggtggaactaaacagggcctagatAGATGGATATCCACTCccttcggctccgacgacttgCCGGAGGCGGAAGAGAGAGGGACGAGCGGTGGTGGAGGCGGGAGGCCGGCTACGGAGACGACGCCCCAGGGGTTTAGATCTAGGCAGATATAGTAAAAAAAATATagctaaaaaaatcaaaatatcttataattcgAAACGGAGGAAGCCAATATAACGAAAGCCGGTGTTAATAATGAAAGATGGAGGAGGAAAAGTTTTAACCGTTCACGACGTGTTTTATTTTTTATGACTATTCTAACCGCAGACAGCGCTTGTTTGATGAGTGACGACAAAGCTACCAATCAGCACTTTATTATATTGGCAGACGGAAATGAGAGAGATTTTTTTTAATGTCAAATGAGAATACAGTATGAGAGAGATTATTTGTACGCTTCGCTTAAAAATTCAGACTGAAAAGTCTCTTCGCTGATTGCTGCGAGAGAAGTCACATCCGTTGACCGCTGGGGCCCACGACCACTATCTGCACAAAAGTGAATGAATGAAGTGAAGTGATCCGACAAACCCCACGTGTGTGCCAATCAATCACGCACAAACGTCGTCACGCTAGCTCTCCGGTCTTCACACTTCACTTGAAGGACTTCTTGTCACGAGGCGCAACTACACTCAAGACTATTTTCAACAACGTCACCTCGTATTTAAATAGCGCTACACAAAAGATTTAatatctatttttttttttgtctttctcACGACAAAAAAAACTATTTCTATAAATAAATCTTTAGTAAGGAGGATACTTATATTTAAGTTAGGTCTCTACTCTAAGCCAAAATAGGCCACGCACGTTCTATTGAAGACTGATACAGTACCCTCACGGCCTATTTTAGATTTAGGTCTTGTATATAGATATTTTATTAAAGACCTCCATGACCCATTTTAGAATTGGGTCTCCGTATGGTCATCCATTGGAGACGGTCTCGGTCCTCACACAATCAACATCGCAAGTTACAGCAACACAACTACTACGTACAAAGAATCAGAGATCAACCGGTGCAAACAATGCAAGCTCATGCCAAAGAATTGCATGGAATGCACCCACGCGGCCACGCTGGATGATCAGAAGTTCAGAGCAGAAGGCAGCTGCACAGCGCTACAACGGCGGGCCTGAGCAGCCCGGCCGGCCAGCGACCCCTCGTCACCTCTCCCCTGACCACTCTCCCGACGACCGAGCTCTCCGCGGCGGCGGACGTTTCGCAGGCGACGTCGTCGCCGCAGACTCCGACGCCCACGTCCGGCACGACGGCCCGGTCGGCGACGCACAGGCCCGGGTTGCCGCTCAGGTCCAGGTTCCGGCCGAGCTGCCTGAGGAACGCGCCGTCGAACGGGACGACGCCGTCCAGCCCGTTCTTGCTGAGGTTGAGGTGGTACATGCGCTTCAGCCGGCTGAGCCCCGCGGGGATCCGCCCGGTGAGGTTGTTGTTCTCCAGCGACAACGTGGTGAGGCTGGACAGGAggccgaacgtgtccggtatggagcCCGAGTAGCCGGAGTTGGCGAGCCGGAGCTCCTGCAGCCGCGCGATGTTGCCCAGCTCGGGCGGCAGCGGGACGCCCATCGGGTTGTTCTCCATGATCAGGTACTGCAGGTCGCGGAGGCCGGAGAGTCCCGCCGGGAGGCGGCCGCGCAGCCCATTGTTGCTGAGCGCGAGGAAGGTGAGCGCCTTGAGGCGGGTGAGCGCGGCCGGGACGCCGCCGGTGAGGTTGTTGGAGCTGAGGTCCAGCTTCTGCAGCTGGGCGAGGTCCCCGAGGCGGCTCGGGATGGGGCCAGAGAAGGAGTTGTAGCTGAGGTCGAGGCCGACGAGGCCGCGCAGGTCGCCGAGCGCGCTCGGGATCGGTCCCGTGAGGGAGTTGTAGCTGAGGTCGAGGTGCACGAGGCCCGCGAGCGCGCCGATGCCCCGCGGGACGGCGCCCCGGACCAGCGCGTTCTGCGACACGGTGAGCACCTGCAGCGACCGCAGGATGGCCAGCTGCGGCGGCAGCGTGCCGGACAGCGACGGGTTGGCGCGGACGCTGAGCTGCTGCAGGCGCGACGACGAGAGGTTGGTCGCCGGCGGCAGCGCGAAGGCGGCCACGGCGTCGGGGTTCTTGAAGCAGCCGACGAGGAACAGCGCCCGGAGCTCCGGCAGCGCGAACGCGGCGAGAGGGAACGTGGCCGTGTCCTTGCACGTCGGGTTCGGTGGCACCCCGAAGTCGAGGCGCGCGACGTGCATCCGCGCCGCGCCGCTGCCGTTGTTGGCGCCGGGAGTAGTGGTCCCGGGCCTGCACTCGAGCCCCGGCCACGGCGAGGCGCAGGGATCGTCGCCGGCGGCCTCGCGCCAGTCGCGGTCAGCGGAGAGGGACTCCATGAC harbors:
- the LOC136518752 gene encoding receptor like protein 29-like — encoded protein: MAPAPSSSSSRILPLPPAVQYFLLLLLSMQVAAAAAAMDPAERETLLRVMESLSADRDWREAAGDDPCASPWPGLECRPGTTTPGANNGSGAARMHVARLDFGVPPNPTCKDTATFPLAAFALPELRALFLVGCFKNPDAVAAFALPPATNLSSSRLQQLSVRANPSLSGTLPPQLAILRSLQVLTVSQNALVRGAVPRGIGALAGLVHLDLSYNSLTGPIPSALGDLRGLVGLDLSYNSFSGPIPSRLGDLAQLQKLDLSSNNLTGGVPAALTRLKALTFLALSNNGLRGRLPAGLSGLRDLQYLIMENNPMGVPLPPELGNIARLQELRLANSGYSGSIPDTFGLLSSLTTLSLENNNLTGRIPAGLSRLKRMYHLNLSKNGLDGVVPFDGAFLRQLGRNLDLSGNPGLCVADRAVVPDVGVGVCGDDVACETSAAAESSVVGRVVRGEVTRGRWPAGLLRPAVVALCSCLLL